In Anaerobacillus isosaccharinicus, one genomic interval encodes:
- the pssA gene encoding CDP-diacylglycerol--serine O-phosphatidyltransferase — MFILQHLDQTIKKMRTQAANLLTVMNLGLGAFAIIFVLQGQLYTSLLFICLAAIFDRFDGIVARKLNITSDLGKQLDSLCDLISFGVAPALLLYSAILFDFGTSGAIFTIIFIACGAIRLARFNVSEHHGYFVGLPITAGGCLLTISFLLVGVLPAPAFMFIILILSFLMISTFKVTKV; from the coding sequence TTGTTTATCCTTCAACACCTTGACCAAACAATTAAAAAAATGAGAACTCAAGCGGCTAACCTTTTAACAGTTATGAACTTAGGCTTAGGTGCTTTCGCAATCATATTCGTACTTCAAGGTCAATTGTACACGAGCCTATTATTTATCTGTTTGGCTGCTATATTCGACCGTTTTGATGGAATTGTTGCTAGAAAACTGAATATTACTTCTGATTTAGGTAAACAGCTTGATTCATTATGTGATTTAATCTCCTTTGGAGTTGCCCCAGCCTTACTCTTATATTCCGCGATATTGTTTGACTTTGGTACATCAGGCGCAATTTTCACAATCATTTTCATTGCATGTGGCGCGATCCGCTTAGCTAGGTTTAACGTATCGGAACACCATGGCTATTTTGTTGGTCTTCCAATTACAGCCGGTGGTTGCTTATTAACGATTAGCTTTTTACTTGTTGGTGTCCTACCAGCTCCAGCATTTATGTTTATAATACTTATTTTATCATTTTTAATGATCAGTACTTTTAAGGTAACAAAAGTTTAA
- a CDS encoding cupin domain-containing protein, translated as MKVINYPALYELPVSKRMLLEFDSGMVMNLQLKRGEKIPRHLAPCEAIIVVNEGKVYFRSGDKEEVLEPGILGKFEVEDDHEFEAIENSSIVIVKVNGKA; from the coding sequence ATGAAAGTTATCAACTATCCAGCTCTTTATGAATTACCTGTATCTAAAAGAATGCTACTTGAATTTGATAGTGGCATGGTGATGAATCTTCAATTAAAAAGAGGGGAAAAAATCCCTCGTCATTTGGCCCCTTGTGAAGCAATCATAGTGGTAAATGAAGGAAAAGTATATTTCCGTAGTGGTGACAAAGAAGAGGTCTTGGAGCCTGGAATTTTAGGCAAATTTGAAGTTGAAGATGATCATGAGTTTGAAGCTATTGAAAACTCAAGCATTGTTATTGTAAAGGTAAATGGAAAAGCATAA
- a CDS encoding CBS domain-containing protein, whose protein sequence is MQVILSHINLDFDGLASMLAAKKLYPNAKLVLPTKQAKSVERFLAIHRDSFNLYYPNQITWDSITEVILVDIASLQRIGEVSNYINKEKVDFIVYDHHQHHDGNVTAKCGIIDPIGATITLLVEILRDRNIAISSFEATIFALGLYTDTGSFTYLNTTPRDLKAGSYLLECGANLQLVSKFSESPLQEEEQKLLHSLIQQSEEHYFQGVDILIAYHQQKEYTGGLALLARKALEMTGTDALIFVVEMGKRTFIVGRSTSDRIDVLPIIKRLGGGGHPKAASAMVKNGDFQTVLETVRAHITETVKPSLIAKDIMSSPVKVISTATSIEEAAKMMLRYGHTGFPVLENGKLVGIISRRDVDKAKHHGLGHAPVKGYMSTEPTTIHSNMSIEEVQNLMIDKNVGRLPVIEDQQLIGIISRTNVIEALHGEKMKTGQVFDRSTPIEISLIERIEKLLPENILELLKTIGEKADNLNYRAYMIGGIVRDLVIGRQNDDIDIVVEGDGIYFAKLLANSLGGSVRVHEKFGTATWKHLSGLKIDITSARTEYYEYPSALPTVEMSSLREDLLRRDFTINAMALQINKSNFGKLIDFFHGYKDIDEKKVKILYNLSFVEDPTRILRAVRFEQRFGFEMDKQTLELAQISVDKISSTSKPRLAHELNKLLMEENPVEAICRLQELGVLNYLVGPNNFDIETIQLLERFKVFVDEVTFSTESENSCNEQLWICYLAILFFKQENGLQLVKDFALNNEHLHIVDEIYHLVTSEQALSDEIQLGNLHKLLKKFKKEAIICFAILKNLPEVKTKLIKTYLIARMAIPKLIDGRELKALNIPPSPLFSKILLEIECAYLNKDIFTKKDALRFVKNEYL, encoded by the coding sequence TTGCAAGTTATCTTATCACACATTAATTTAGACTTTGATGGTCTAGCTTCGATGTTGGCCGCAAAAAAACTATATCCAAATGCAAAATTAGTTTTACCGACAAAACAAGCTAAATCTGTTGAACGGTTTTTAGCAATCCACCGTGATTCTTTTAACCTTTATTATCCGAATCAAATTACATGGGACAGCATTACAGAAGTAATTTTGGTCGATATCGCTTCTCTACAAAGAATAGGTGAGGTAAGCAATTACATTAATAAAGAAAAAGTGGACTTTATTGTTTATGATCATCACCAACATCATGATGGAAACGTCACTGCAAAATGTGGGATTATTGATCCTATTGGTGCTACGATTACTTTATTAGTTGAGATTCTTAGAGATAGAAATATTGCCATATCTTCATTTGAAGCAACTATTTTTGCTCTTGGGCTCTATACTGATACAGGATCATTTACTTATTTAAATACGACGCCTAGAGACTTGAAAGCAGGCAGCTACCTTTTGGAGTGTGGTGCCAATCTTCAACTCGTTTCTAAGTTCTCTGAATCACCACTTCAAGAAGAAGAACAAAAGCTACTTCATAGCTTAATTCAACAAAGTGAAGAGCACTATTTTCAGGGAGTAGATATACTTATTGCCTACCATCAACAAAAGGAATACACGGGTGGATTAGCACTTCTTGCTAGGAAAGCATTAGAAATGACAGGAACAGACGCCTTGATATTTGTTGTGGAAATGGGAAAAAGAACGTTTATTGTTGGAAGATCTACCTCAGACAGAATTGATGTGTTACCAATAATAAAACGTTTAGGTGGTGGCGGTCACCCTAAAGCTGCTTCTGCCATGGTGAAAAACGGAGATTTCCAAACGGTTTTGGAAACTGTTAGGGCTCATATAACTGAAACGGTCAAGCCTTCACTAATTGCTAAAGATATTATGTCAAGCCCAGTGAAAGTGATCTCTACCGCTACATCTATTGAAGAAGCAGCAAAAATGATGCTTCGCTACGGACATACGGGTTTTCCTGTTTTAGAAAATGGAAAGTTAGTCGGAATTATCTCAAGAAGAGATGTCGATAAAGCCAAACACCATGGCTTAGGTCATGCTCCAGTCAAAGGATATATGAGCACAGAGCCAACGACGATCCATTCAAACATGTCTATTGAAGAAGTACAAAATCTAATGATTGATAAAAACGTTGGTAGACTTCCAGTTATTGAAGATCAGCAACTAATCGGCATTATTTCAAGGACGAATGTTATAGAAGCTCTTCATGGTGAAAAAATGAAAACCGGGCAAGTATTTGATCGTTCAACACCTATAGAAATATCTTTGATTGAACGAATAGAGAAACTGCTTCCAGAAAATATATTAGAACTTTTGAAAACTATTGGAGAAAAAGCTGATAATTTAAATTATCGTGCATATATGATTGGTGGAATTGTTCGAGATTTAGTTATCGGTCGCCAAAATGATGATATTGATATCGTTGTTGAAGGGGACGGGATTTACTTTGCAAAATTATTAGCTAATTCATTAGGGGGAAGTGTTCGAGTCCACGAAAAGTTTGGTACAGCAACGTGGAAGCACTTATCTGGCTTAAAAATTGATATCACTTCGGCTAGAACAGAATATTATGAATATCCTTCAGCCTTACCAACAGTAGAAATGTCCAGCTTACGTGAAGACCTTTTACGTCGAGACTTTACGATTAATGCGATGGCTTTGCAAATTAATAAAAGCAATTTCGGAAAGTTAATTGATTTTTTCCACGGCTATAAAGATATTGATGAAAAAAAGGTTAAAATTCTATACAATCTTAGTTTTGTAGAAGACCCAACAAGAATTTTACGTGCCGTCCGCTTTGAACAACGTTTTGGCTTTGAAATGGACAAGCAAACACTTGAATTGGCTCAAATTTCTGTTGATAAAATTTCATCAACCTCTAAGCCAAGACTTGCTCATGAACTCAACAAATTATTAATGGAAGAAAATCCAGTAGAAGCAATTTGCCGTCTACAAGAACTAGGCGTCCTAAATTATTTAGTTGGACCTAATAATTTTGATATTGAGACTATTCAATTATTAGAGAGATTTAAAGTGTTTGTGGATGAGGTAACCTTTTCTACCGAAAGCGAAAATTCGTGCAACGAACAACTTTGGATTTGTTATTTAGCGATCTTATTTTTTAAGCAAGAAAATGGCCTCCAATTAGTTAAGGATTTCGCACTCAATAATGAACATTTGCATATTGTAGATGAAATTTACCACCTTGTCACGAGTGAACAAGCCCTTTCAGATGAAATACAACTAGGAAATTTGCATAAGCTTCTAAAAAAATTCAAAAAAGAAGCCATTATTTGTTTTGCTATTCTAAAGAACTTACCTGAAGTTAAGACAAAATTAATTAAAACCTACCTTATTGCTCGAATGGCAATACCTAAACTCATAGATGGAAGAGAATTGAAAGCACTAAACATTCCACCAAGCCCTCTGTTTTCGAAAATCTTACTTGAAATCGAGTGTGCCTATTTAAATAAAGATATTTTTACAAAGAAAGACGCTTTGCGCTTCGTTAAAAATGAGTACTTATAA
- a CDS encoding tautomerase family protein — translation MPQVIIHKVLTNDRQRNGRLAEEVRQVVLDVLEIDQTNGQVIIYEAPMYDRSNHESEKLNFVFVEITMFPGRTRETKQLLVRKIVEKIEEIEGVLKEEINCAIHEIESENYISGTKLVT, via the coding sequence GTGCCCCAAGTAATTATCCATAAGGTGTTAACGAATGATCGGCAAAGGAATGGAAGATTAGCAGAGGAAGTTCGTCAAGTAGTTCTTGATGTATTAGAGATTGATCAAACAAATGGCCAAGTCATTATTTACGAAGCACCTATGTATGATCGCAGTAACCATGAAAGCGAAAAGTTAAATTTTGTTTTCGTTGAAATTACAATGTTTCCAGGAAGAACGAGAGAAACGAAACAGCTATTGGTTAGGAAGATTGTAGAGAAGATTGAGGAGATTGAGGGAGTCTTAAAAGAAGAAATTAATTGTGCAATTCATGAGATCGAGTCAGAAAATTATATAAGCGGGACAAAATTAGTTACATAG
- the wrbA gene encoding NAD(P)H:quinone oxidoreductase, producing the protein MSNVKLAVIYYSSTGTNYQLAKWAEEGAIEGGAEVKVVKVPELAPDSAIEGNPGWKAHVEATKDVPEVTLDDLEWADAIIFSVPTRFGNMPAQMKQFLDTTGGLWFNGKLANKAVSAMSSASNSHGGQEQTVLSLYTTMYHWGAIVVAPGYTDPTIFAAGGNPYGTSVTVDQEGNMVEDVKDAVKHQAKRTIQIAKSVKQGLQ; encoded by the coding sequence ATGTCAAATGTAAAATTAGCAGTTATTTATTACAGTTCAACAGGTACAAATTATCAGTTAGCAAAGTGGGCAGAAGAAGGAGCAATTGAAGGGGGAGCTGAAGTAAAAGTAGTAAAGGTTCCTGAGCTTGCACCAGACTCGGCAATTGAAGGTAATCCTGGGTGGAAAGCTCATGTTGAAGCAACTAAAGATGTCCCTGAAGTAACATTAGATGATCTTGAATGGGCAGATGCAATTATTTTCAGTGTGCCAACACGCTTTGGTAATATGCCAGCTCAAATGAAACAATTTTTAGATACTACAGGTGGCCTTTGGTTCAATGGAAAACTTGCTAATAAAGCAGTAAGTGCTATGTCTAGTGCATCGAATTCACACGGAGGTCAGGAGCAAACCGTATTATCTTTATACACGACAATGTATCATTGGGGAGCTATCGTAGTAGCACCAGGATATACAGATCCAACTATTTTTGCAGCAGGTGGAAATCCATATGGAACAAGTGTAACCGTAGATCAAGAAGGAAACATGGTAGAAGATGTTAAAGACGCAGTGAAACACCAAGCAAAACGAACAATTCAAATTGCGAAATCGGTGAAACAAGGACTACAATAA
- a CDS encoding MarR family winged helix-turn-helix transcriptional regulator, protein MNVDETNLSLKLFIVLSRATRAIHDLAEEDIRTYGLNPTEFAVLELLYHKGDQPIQQIGKKVLLSSGSITYVVDKLEKKQLLLRKSCPKDRRVTYAVITEQGKELMDEIFPKHKEAIETIFSGLEVSEKSQLIELLKKLGFHARAL, encoded by the coding sequence GTGAATGTAGATGAAACCAATTTATCTTTAAAGCTATTTATTGTTCTATCTAGGGCAACGAGAGCAATTCATGACCTAGCAGAAGAAGATATTAGGACTTATGGTCTTAATCCTACTGAATTTGCCGTTTTAGAGTTGTTGTACCATAAAGGTGATCAACCAATCCAACAAATAGGCAAGAAAGTCTTACTTTCAAGTGGGAGTATCACCTATGTAGTCGACAAATTGGAGAAAAAGCAGTTATTATTGCGTAAGTCTTGCCCAAAAGATCGTCGTGTTACTTATGCTGTTATTACAGAACAGGGCAAAGAACTTATGGATGAAATCTTCCCTAAGCATAAAGAAGCAATTGAGACGATTTTTAGCGGCTTAGAGGTTAGTGAAAAATCTCAATTAATTGAACTCCTGAAGAAACTAGGGTTTCATGCCAGGGCTCTTTAA
- the sigK gene encoding RNA polymerase sporulation sigma factor SigK, translated as MSSIIAALSYFIKEIFFFVSFVKNNAFPQPLKEEEEKKYLKLMAEGDDIARNRLIEHNLRLVAHIVKKFENTREDTEDLISIGTIGLMKAIDSYSTGKGTKLATYAARCIENEILMHLRALKKVKKDVSLHDPIGTDKEGNEITLIDVLQADTADVVDTIQLKMEKKQVYEYIHILDGREKEVIIGRFGLDMKKERTQREIAKELGISRSYVSRIEKRALMKLFHEFYKQSQGKK; from the coding sequence ATGTCCAGTATTATCGCAGCACTTAGCTATTTTATCAAAGAAATATTCTTCTTTGTCTCCTTCGTAAAAAACAACGCTTTTCCCCAACCTTTAAAGGAAGAAGAAGAGAAAAAATATTTAAAGCTCATGGCTGAAGGAGATGACATTGCCAGAAATCGCCTTATCGAGCATAACCTTCGACTTGTTGCACATATTGTCAAGAAATTTGAGAACACAAGAGAAGATACAGAAGATCTGATTTCAATTGGTACAATTGGTTTAATGAAAGCAATCGACAGCTATTCCACAGGAAAAGGTACAAAATTAGCAACCTATGCAGCGAGGTGTATTGAAAATGAAATCCTCATGCATCTGCGGGCATTAAAGAAAGTGAAAAAAGACGTCTCTCTTCATGATCCGATCGGAACAGATAAAGAAGGAAACGAAATTACCTTGATTGACGTCCTCCAAGCTGATACCGCAGATGTTGTTGATACAATTCAGCTGAAGATGGAGAAAAAGCAAGTATACGAATATATCCATATATTAGATGGCAGAGAGAAGGAAGTGATTATCGGGCGATTTGGACTTGATATGAAAAAAGAGCGTACACAACGGGAAATTGCTAAAGAATTAGGGATTTCGCGGAGTTATGTTTCTCGAATTGAAAAGCGAGCCTTGATGAAACTATTTCATGAGTTTTATAAGCAGAGTCAGGGGAAGAAATAA
- a CDS encoding fibronectin type III domain-containing protein — MKTIRELGIKKKLYITIVLLFIAGVVAFSTLADTKREGPTGLTSFQLNGSELNLTWDYFPDATGYNIYRITADEFLKLDTVGQQTSFIDTTIKENMLYHYEITAIVNGEETFPSIPLSIRTTDFTDPLPVNIYSDLQGDYWVQLSWNATDDIDVHHYEIYRDGSKVGVVKSDPFVMYHDIGLSAATSYDYYVVTVDNTGRSAISNTIGITTTSSINEESTLENQLVEIEYSLPEEEQSIELEIPGEEEEQSIELEIPGEEVELENQEEINIEENNINEQIAEVNSAGFITISGVNIYSDNERVVYEEGFSNHKWTSDKDWLVFVNGKARWERNNEPEIDIAHADLKEEFAFYIAPEEINNTRLSFTWKKGTSHVGAGSIQELDVYIKPKGASWEGVDSIWFEDSIYENYTGNATINLPILDPGEYVISFAAMIATAEENENSLSWIEVDNVKIEIDFTKPIPPTLEAVYSYNVSSTEILWSHNQETSVIGYKVYRSTNSNDLNNFSLLGTTTSKDFIDPIAHPGENYYYFVTAVSDEGYESNPSNVQVVNRSENLPITSIPETPLNISVTSLSYTNVDLVWDEGDQTTTSYLIWMTQEGNLYEKVGETLNNSYRVEVIDGEEYSFRIMAIDGNGNYSAGSVPLSVVVPIRDIEPPTPPSNIRVLSKGGTFIEVGWDHSTDNVQVDRYEVQLQQQMESFQTVKTISGLNNQVVLTELTPGATYKMRVVAFDTSENFSISTEIEEATYSDITPPIVLLKRPYDGATGIGTSETILVRFDDHIDQSTVTTSTFIVREKSGQQVNGDFVFLNPNEIQFIHGGLKPNTEYEILIRPEIKNVSNLQFGQTMLSTFTTGSSQFVQPHGNYTNNTHLCKSCHNTHNGKAEGLLSSNSVNAVCFTCHNGLGSKYNTQKEFGTQNSQNVSIHPIYGPGGDEGTEVKCADCHKFHDAGIDLDTGNRLPAIGKLLTSTNNPPQHIKKTEVVNGKDYCWTCHGNIAGPFYSYGYSDDISKSGTNRLKQTTVRITGSITLNVGLYLTDHQTYYPLPTDMRNHNSPRMYELAGIDPRNAEYLGVQCLVCHERHGSEIKPLLRSDIGNLTPQQRANLNVNANTKDFCYQCHSNEKFTGSWTDNYFGYPNNEQSGHAQFDCQVCHNVHGTAYPKQLRLPYRQDTSRQTSGWSWNATTFTQSNALCFDCHDYSKLTQTATRMHGTSRSHWTGSGKQATCKHCHRPHGAIPEENVNSNINHRVGWPSPNVLGTSGRRSRWSSVPSSEIPRYERGSSGGSCYVHCHGRNHSGWRVSGATRASGDWALKTNWKTDSWLLNNRPEVYKINGTHFRDTSSGSGFTPFNGYHWK, encoded by the coding sequence ATGAAAACGATAAGAGAACTTGGTATAAAAAAGAAACTTTATATTACAATCGTACTGTTATTTATTGCAGGAGTAGTTGCTTTTTCTACATTAGCCGATACAAAAAGAGAAGGACCAACAGGGCTAACTAGTTTTCAATTAAACGGAAGTGAACTTAATTTAACTTGGGATTACTTCCCTGATGCAACGGGATACAATATTTATCGGATAACAGCAGACGAATTTCTGAAACTAGATACAGTCGGTCAACAAACCTCCTTTATTGACACAACTATCAAAGAAAACATGTTATATCATTATGAAATCACCGCAATCGTAAATGGTGAAGAAACATTTCCAAGTATTCCGCTTTCAATTCGGACTACAGATTTTACAGACCCATTACCAGTTAACATTTATTCTGATTTGCAAGGTGACTATTGGGTTCAGCTCTCTTGGAATGCTACGGATGATATAGATGTACATCATTACGAAATATATCGGGACGGAAGTAAAGTTGGAGTCGTAAAGAGTGATCCATTCGTAATGTATCATGATATTGGGCTAAGTGCGGCTACTTCATATGATTATTATGTAGTAACTGTTGATAATACTGGTAGATCAGCAATCTCTAATACAATTGGTATTACTACTACAAGCAGTATTAATGAAGAAAGCACTCTAGAGAATCAATTAGTTGAAATAGAATATTCATTACCAGAGGAAGAGCAATCAATTGAATTAGAAATTCCAGGTGAAGAGGAAGAGCAATCAATTGAATTAGAAATTCCAGGTGAAGAGGTTGAGTTAGAGAATCAAGAAGAAATAAATATAGAGGAAAATAATATCAATGAACAAATAGCAGAAGTCAATTCAGCTGGTTTTATAACTATTAGTGGGGTAAATATCTACAGTGATAATGAAAGGGTTGTATATGAAGAAGGTTTTTCAAATCATAAATGGACTAGTGATAAAGATTGGCTTGTTTTTGTTAATGGTAAAGCTCGATGGGAACGGAATAATGAACCTGAAATAGATATTGCACATGCTGATTTAAAAGAAGAATTTGCTTTTTATATTGCACCTGAGGAAATAAACAATACGAGATTATCTTTTACATGGAAAAAAGGTACTAGTCATGTTGGGGCTGGTAGTATTCAAGAGTTAGACGTTTACATTAAACCAAAAGGGGCCTCTTGGGAAGGGGTAGACTCTATATGGTTTGAAGATTCAATATATGAAAACTATACAGGTAATGCTACTATTAATCTTCCAATTCTTGACCCTGGTGAATACGTCATTAGTTTTGCGGCAATGATTGCAACAGCTGAAGAAAATGAAAATTCACTCTCATGGATAGAAGTAGATAATGTAAAAATAGAAATTGACTTTACTAAACCAATACCGCCAACACTTGAGGCAGTTTATTCTTATAATGTTTCAAGTACTGAAATCTTGTGGTCACATAACCAAGAAACTAGCGTTATAGGATATAAAGTGTATAGAAGTACAAATAGTAATGACCTGAATAATTTTTCCTTGCTTGGAACTACTACTTCAAAAGATTTTATTGATCCTATAGCCCATCCGGGTGAAAATTATTATTATTTCGTAACAGCAGTAAGTGATGAAGGTTATGAATCAAATCCTAGTAATGTTCAAGTAGTAAATCGTAGTGAAAATTTGCCAATTACTAGCATTCCGGAAACTCCCCTAAACATTTCGGTTACATCCCTATCGTATACAAATGTTGATCTAGTTTGGGATGAAGGTGATCAAACTACTACTTCCTATTTAATATGGATGACCCAAGAAGGAAATTTATATGAAAAGGTGGGAGAAACACTTAATAATAGCTATAGAGTAGAGGTAATTGATGGCGAAGAATACTCATTTAGAATTATGGCTATTGATGGAAATGGAAATTACTCAGCTGGCAGTGTTCCATTAAGTGTTGTAGTTCCTATCCGTGATATTGAACCGCCGACACCCCCTAGCAATATTAGAGTTTTAAGCAAGGGCGGAACATTTATTGAAGTAGGCTGGGATCATTCAACTGATAATGTTCAAGTAGATCGATATGAAGTACAGTTACAACAACAAATGGAGAGTTTTCAAACAGTAAAAACGATTTCTGGGTTGAATAATCAAGTTGTTCTAACAGAATTAACACCAGGGGCGACATATAAAATGCGAGTAGTTGCCTTTGATACTTCAGAAAATTTTTCAATTAGTACGGAAATTGAAGAGGCTACGTATTCTGATATAACTCCGCCAATCGTACTATTGAAAAGACCTTATGATGGTGCAACTGGAATAGGAACATCTGAAACGATCCTAGTTAGATTTGATGATCATATTGATCAAAGTACTGTTACAACGTCAACATTTATTGTTAGAGAAAAATCAGGACAACAAGTAAATGGAGATTTTGTATTTTTAAATCCAAATGAAATTCAATTTATTCATGGAGGGCTTAAACCTAATACAGAATATGAAATCTTAATAAGGCCAGAAATTAAGAACGTATCAAATCTTCAATTTGGTCAAACCATGTTGTCAACTTTTACTACCGGGTCTTCGCAATTTGTTCAGCCACATGGTAATTATACGAACAATACACATTTATGTAAAAGCTGTCATAATACGCATAATGGAAAAGCAGAAGGCTTATTATCTAGTAACTCTGTTAATGCAGTTTGTTTTACATGTCATAATGGGCTTGGAAGTAAATATAATACACAAAAAGAATTTGGTACGCAAAATTCACAAAATGTAAGTATTCACCCAATTTATGGTCCAGGTGGTGATGAAGGAACAGAGGTGAAATGTGCAGATTGTCATAAGTTTCATGATGCGGGAATTGATTTAGATACTGGAAATCGGCTACCTGCAATTGGAAAATTATTAACAAGTACTAATAATCCACCACAGCATATTAAAAAGACCGAAGTTGTTAATGGAAAAGATTATTGTTGGACTTGTCATGGTAATATCGCTGGACCATTCTATTCATATGGATATTCAGATGATATCTCTAAAAGCGGAACAAACAGACTAAAGCAAACTACTGTTAGGATAACAGGATCTATAACGCTAAATGTGGGATTATATTTAACTGATCATCAAACGTATTACCCATTACCAACAGATATGCGAAATCATAATTCTCCAAGAATGTATGAATTGGCTGGGATCGACCCACGCAATGCTGAATACTTAGGAGTACAATGCTTAGTTTGCCATGAAAGACATGGCTCAGAGATAAAACCATTATTACGTTCAGATATTGGGAATCTTACACCACAGCAAAGAGCGAATTTAAACGTAAATGCTAATACAAAAGATTTTTGTTATCAATGCCATTCTAATGAAAAATTCACCGGAAGTTGGACCGATAATTACTTTGGATACCCAAATAATGAGCAGTCTGGTCATGCACAATTCGATTGCCAGGTTTGTCATAACGTTCATGGTACCGCTTATCCAAAGCAGTTAAGACTACCTTATCGACAAGATACAAGTAGACAGACGAGTGGTTGGAGTTGGAATGCTACAACATTTACACAAAGCAACGCACTATGCTTTGATTGTCACGATTATAGTAAATTAACTCAAACTGCTACTCGGATGCATGGAACTAGCAGATCTCACTGGACTGGTAGTGGAAAACAAGCAACTTGTAAACACTGCCATCGACCGCATGGTGCTATTCCAGAAGAAAATGTTAATTCGAATATAAATCATCGAGTAGGTTGGCCATCTCCCAATGTATTAGGAACTAGTGGTAGAAGAAGCCGTTGGAGTTCTGTTCCATCTAGTGAGATACCACGCTACGAAAGGGGCAGTAGTGGAGGCAGTTGTTATGTTCATTGCCATGGAAGAAATCATTCAGGCTGGCGTGTGAGTGGAGCAACTAGAGCAAGTGGTGATTGGGCGTTAAAAACAAACTGGAAAACGGATTCCTGGTTATTAAACAATCGACCTGAGGTTTATAAAATAAACGGAACACATTTTCGTGATACGAGCTCTGGCTCAGGTTTTACACCATTTAATGGTTATCATTGGAAGTAA